From Triticum aestivum cultivar Chinese Spring chromosome 7B, IWGSC CS RefSeq v2.1, whole genome shotgun sequence:
actacattttatATTGATTCTAATGATATATATTTGACATTCTAGATGTAATGTTTTTATCCACAAACATGATTAAAATTTGTGAGGTTTGATTTTTCAAAAAGTATGTATGCACTATGttacggaacggagggagtatatgttaaaGGGTCGCCACGAAGAACAAAATAAAGTAAAGTAGAGCTTCTGAGTGTGCTGCACCGCGCCCGTGCCGCGTTGTAGCCATGCACGCAGCGGCGTGTCCGACCGCAGCCTACCAAGGAGAACATGCTATCTGATGATTATTAGTGGATGATTCCTGCTGAAAAATATATTAGGGGATTATGATGCACTTGGTTTTTTGTGCTGCAAAGCCGTTATGCCCTATTTTAGGGCACCCATTAAAGAGGCTCTAAGACCAACCATCTTGAAATCTTTGAAGAAACTGATATGTTGGGAGCAACTGTTCGCATCAATCATTTTATTTCatgaccgtccgatctatatccaaCCGCCCAcaattcatcttcttcctctcatcCGTATTTTTCTTGGAGTAACGATCTGCTCCATCAACCGCAAGCCTACCCCACCCTATCCGTCTGCCTCCACCCCCTGCAGTCGACAGGCGCTACTGCGCACCGCCTTGCCGCCTCACCCTCCCCTAAACCTCCCCCACCGCCGTTATTGGCCACCGCCCCGATCATCCCTCTAATCCCGGCACCACAGACGAAAACCTCCGACGATCTCCAGCACCCCCACCCTTCTGCTCTAAGAGAGATAAAGGTGTCATGGCTTCACCCAAAGATAGATGGTGGGACTAGTTCTTCTCCAGCAAAGTCCGGCCaagagagaaggaagaaggaaaaaaATGACTAACACAAAACAAAATTTCAGCCACCAGAAAAATAGCAAAACCTACATACGTTTCATTAATGATGAAACAGTGCGTGGAAAACCCCTTTCACTTTAGCTATATGTCAATCAATTGAATTTTATATTTGGGCCACTCGATTTTTTGTCTGTTGTTCTATGAGATTTGTGTTGCATTTTTTCCTGATCTATGTTGTTTGTTGTGTGGGCTTGTTTCTTTTTTGACTGGCCCCttatttgggtcagtcaatttcctTCTGGGCCAAAGCCCATTAATTGTGCGATACAACCCTCCTCTGCCCCCCCCTTCGTTTTTAATGTTTTTCTGGTTTCATGTGTTTttggcttttgtttttcttctctttGTTAGTTGGTTTTATCTTTATCTTGTGGATATTTTTGGGATGTTGGGTGAGTGTAATGTACACACTTAAATTTTGCAATATGTCCAAAAATTACACTACCGTGTGATTATTGTTTACGTACTAAAAAATGTAAATTAAGAGCGAAGTTATGTGCAAGTTTTGTGAACCTTTTTCGTTATTTTTAATGGGTAATAATAATGCTACTAATTCAATCTTCCCTATTtaatttattattttatttttgtttcttcttaaagggtaatattaATGACCCTAATTTATTCTTCCTTAGAAAAActtattattttgattttttagttttattttattttctttcttcttaaagggcaaTACCAAGGTCAATGTCaataattcattcttccttagaaaacctcattattttgattttgttctagtttttatttcattttatttttttaaagaGTAATACCTAAGCCACTAATTCATTATTTCTTGCAAACTTTGCTATTTCGGTTTATTAGTTTTATTCTATTTCCTTTATTCTTTAATGATCATACCAATGCTGCAAATTCATTTCTTCTCGGGAAACTTCCTTTTTGTGAAAATTACACAATTATATTTGTATTCCTGCGTATTATAAAAATGTGCTACTTTTGTGCAAATTGTTTGCAAAATATTTCATTATTTGATTTATTATTTTTAGTTCCTTTCTTCTTAACGGGAAACCAATTATACTATCCATTGTTTCTTAGAAATTTTCACTATTTTAGTTTTTTAagattttatttcattttctttattctttaaggGAAATACCAATACATCTCACTCATTCCTACTTAGGAAACTCTTTTTATGTGAAATTTCACTATttgtgcttattcttgcatattatagaaAAGCGCAAATTCTATTCAAACCGATTGCTAATTTCGTCATTATTGTTTTTGTACTTTTCTTTCTTCTTAATCGGTAATATTGATACCACAAATTCATTATTTTGATTCGGAGAAGTAGAGACACCATGGACCGAATACCAATGCCATCAATTCATTCTTTCTTTAGGAAATTTCCTTTTTGCAAAAAAATTCACTATTATgtgtttattcttgcatattataacaaagcacaattttgtgcaaatttgtcattatttagttttagttttaaaaCATTTTCTTTCATATTTACTGATATTTttgcttcattttttattttttatttttgtttctatttgtttctcttttttccttttttctttcctttactggtattttatttgttttttgtgGGTTTTTGGCCGAGTGTAATTATATACAAACAAATACTATATAATATGTGCCAACGTTTCATGATTATATGATTATAGTTGCATATTACGATGAAGGAAATACATTATTTCTGTTCTATTTCTTCTTAAAGGAGGTACATTATTTCAGTTACACTCTGTGTAAATTATAGTAGAAGACGAGAAatgcactattatatgcttattctttgtATTTTTCAAAAAGTGCAATATCAGTGCAAATTGTGTGCACGTTTTGTAAGTTTTTCccgtttcattttctttcttcttaaagggttccATTCTTTCTTAAAAAACttcattattttagttttagttttagttttttccTGAAAGGCTAATGCCGATGACACAATTGTTTTACTGTGTTTGCTCATTCATTCTAGTATGTGCGTAGTCTCTATTGAAATATTCAAATCATCTTATATTTATGTACgccttatactccatccgttcctaaatataagttctttagagatttcaatgttgactacatacgaagcaaaatggatTCCCACTCTATAATCCGTGTATATACATCCGTATCCAATACACATTGAAATcgttaaaaagacttatatttagaaatggagggagtatttatgtATGATAGCAACAGTTCACAAGTGCACGTGGATTCAGTAATGGTATGTAGGCATGCACCCGCAACTTAAAAATTAAATTTGAGTAAAGCAGGAAAAGGTTAAAAAAAAAAGAGTTAACATAATGAAGCATGCGCCTTACGGTTGGAGGCGGGCTTGACTGCAACATGTTTGGGCCTGTCGACTGATCCAAATCTTTTTCAGTCAGTTGACCTGTAGCCAGTCCCGACCCCTTTTGATAACCATTCAAACGCACCCGTACATACCACGCGGCGCATGAGCAGGATATTGCCAAACTAGCTGGAGGCCAGCTCCAGTTTATCTAGCGGTTGGCGCAATACGGTGGACCTGAGCACCGCGCCGGCGACGTTCCGGTTGGCGGCGTCGGTCATGTGTATCCCGTCCCACGAGACGTACTTCGACGGGTCAGCGCACGCCGCCACCCCGGGCACGCCGCAGAAGGTGGTCAAGGTGAAGTTGTAGGTGCCGCTCCCGCCGCAGCACGCCACGAGCGGCTTGTCCCCGAATCCGTACTGCCGAGGCGACCTGACGATGGCGGCCACGGGGCTGTACTGGTCCGCGTAGAGGATGGCCATGCCGGGGTGGGCGCGCCGGAGGTCCGAGACCATGCGCATTAGCGCGCGGTTGTGGAGCTTGGCGAGGTCGTTGAGCCAGGTCAGGCAGCCAGTCTCTCGGCCGTGGTAGGCGCCGGTGCCCTCGAAcaggttttggctgactttgtcgctgaatggaccgaagccgaactccctaaagagtacggcgcatactccaattggattatgcacttcgacggctctaaaatgttggccggactgggggctggcgtcgtattgacgtccccgaccggtgacacggtccaatacgtacttcaaataatgtacacggactccaacaacgcagccgaatacgaggcccttttacatggtctccggatggcaatctccatgggcattcaacgcctagagttgcgcggggattcaaacctcgcaatatcccaaataaatggagactttgatgccaaggatccgaaaatggcagcatatcgcaacgctgtcctaaaaatgtcagctcggttcgacggACTCGAATTCCGTCACGTAgccagggataataaccaagcggccgacgtactggcacgcatcggcgcaaaacgtgacgctgtccctccaaacatcttcctggaacggctgttcaagccatccgtattatgggaagaggaatccggaaataacaaaccggaagcagCCACACCAACCGACACAGAGCAATTTGACATAAGCGGCGATTCCGCcgctgaaataacaccttcagcccacgacataatggccgtaatcgccccgtggacagaaccattcctagcctacttacttaggcaggaacttcccgaagaccaaaatgaggcccgctgcatagttcggcgatgtaaagcctacaaggtccacgagggagaactttataagaaaagcacaaccggagtccttcaaaggtgtatctcccaagaggaagggcgaaacctcctggctgaaattcatgccggactaggcggacaccacgcagcagcccgggccctcataggaaaggcattccgtacaggattttattggccgacggcccgggctgatgctcaggacttagtccaaagatgcgtcggttgtcagctctttgctaatcagagccatatgccacccaccgccctcaaaactatacccattacctggccgttcgcggtctgggggcttgacatggttggaccccttaaagggggaacccacaagcaaaggtacctattggtcatggtggataaattcaccaactggatagaggccaagccagttaaaacggcagagtccggaccagtgatagacttcatatccggggtagtacaccgttacggtgtcccccacagcatcatcaccgataacggcacgaactttatggctgacgaggttaaatcatggtgcaaaaatatgggcattaagctcaattacgcttcagtctatcatcctcaaaccaacggtcaagtggaacgagcaaatggtctaataatgagcggcattcaacccaaattagtgcggtcccttacgaaattaGACactcactgggtagaggagctcgactccgtactctgggggctgcggacaatgcccaaccgtactaccagattcacaccattttttatggtgtacggcgcagaggcagttctgccctgcaacattattcatgactcacctcgagtgcgcatgtatgaagaaagagaggccgagctggatcggcaggacagcttggacgcattggaggaagaacgcgttgtcgccaaggctcgttccgcattctatcagcagcaggctcgaagatatcaaagcagagaagtacgggccaagacttacaacgttggcgaactagttctacgcctgtcggacaagaaaaaggacaagctcaagcccgaatgggagggcccctttattatcgatcaagtcctgactggcggagcgtaccgtctatgaaatgcgtcggataactgactcgagccgaacccatggaacgcaacccgcctccgaagattctatgcctagcgccggactaagagttcgtcctcTTCCCCTGCTCAAATTTTTATACTTcagctgtcttttatttctctttcttctcttaatCTCCTATCAAAAAGCCcttaagggcctacttgcgcattgttcgcacacacttgatgtgccatccgcactcattatacctgggggcttctttatcagaagcttaattataagggcttcatgcccagcacatgtgtgaagcttccacatgtaccttttattcaccattatatgcatcgatatgacttaagttttggccaagctgggttgcctggctcctgtgcttacccctacgttcccgattgttcggctaggaggtaaagggagcacatctgcgattgttactgctgggtcagccggatgtgtacctcagactgggtgaagccgaaagctagcgttcttaagggaatattcggtcggtgacttgaaagatgattttttacctacttaattatctgcccccagatgtttttctgcttttttcgcagtccggacatgcactttagggtgTGCCACCCctagaggaaaggaacccttaacggaactattctccctggaagatgtttcttactaaccatgtaatataacataactagttgggcacttgtctgataaagcactaatgacccctacgcctggtctccatgcataccccggttgtctcataaccgagagggtattcggacacactccggactctagggtcccaaggtcgaagcgaaaaggttggcaaagacaaacgatctacaatccggctagaaggcattttacatgtcattttataatacattgtcaaattgactgactatattcttcctcaatcccgtctaacaggctgtctaatttacagtcctgttgggaaaacttagcggccaactctacttggccgtatactaaacttacagggatctccttcccatcgggccccacaggtccgacttcggccatgtggttgggatccgccttcttgtaccgcgtcttcaccatggcccaggcctccctggcaccttggcggcaggctgaaatcttccataaatggaagtgttgccgcactccctgaagcttctccgcaagctccccaaggccctcgggtagggagaaggctggccataaagcctggatgacgccgctcattgcctaccgaactcgttcgatcagttgcaacaactcgggaagttgatcacccgttgatacgggcatctcctctgcagggcgacctgtgagtatacctacagacatattttgtcaattgacttcctcgccgaactcttcttttcaaaggagttcgctcaagcacttactatagatgccgggacgaagccgctgattctccttaacggagccagacagctcggcccgaacgcctttcagctcttctccaagctgggcatgggcatcctggagcttgttcctttcatgctgcaccttatgcagcaccctctcgccggcctttagctggtgcagaagttcttgcctgtccggatcttgtccggcagcacctgcaacgtcattatcAGACTTGCGCACAGGCCAAACACTACTTATCTTtttaaataatgtgttaccaggagaagTCCCTATGTTTCCTCCTGCGGTAgtgagtgcggcctcaagttgagccttacactcttgcagctcctgagacagttgggtattcttctcggtaagaccctgcatttcatatgatccttaaatcagttaatataactactttaagtctcgggggctactggcatatataactattaaattctcttacccgtatgtcttttacatactgctccatggctctggtcaaaccatattgagcggcacagaggtgcgcgtcccctgcgttaaaggcatccaacgcctcaggggagaagcacgcgtcacgaaatactgtccggcggcacctatggttcatggcgctctccaccttagacttggtggcggacagtctgtcggcatcctccgttggaggagcatctgcctcgcgccttgcgctcgcctccccctccggaccaggcgctgGAACTTGGCTGGTAGAGGCCGGATTGGCAATCTctgcgcccgcagtccggcgggcgcttttcctcctataaaagtcatgagcactcaaacacttcctaggaacgttgctctaaataatgaattgtgagctatacctttgtggtgacgtttcagtccgcgccgcgctcctcttccgcctactggtccggactgacctttgttggtcagccgccgcgggctcggcttccctcCCTAGAGGCGCCTCCTGCACGGcgccatcgtatacggtggtcagaaataagcaaggaaggaatgacggtgtcaggacttcggtcacaatcacctgggaagccggatatagtccgggatagtcggccataatggcgactaaagcattatccatgctgagctggtggaacaccccgttgaTTAGCTCCACCtctatgtctggatcctcttcgaaggacggatcccgggatctctctggatcctcgggttgcggagctagacttagcatgtcctccacgaccCGACGCAGCTCATGCGTCGGAAGAAGAACACAATAtgagaaacttaagtttcaaaggCATGGGTTGGacacgcagagtgttcgcttaccccaggtcggggattattcatggagaacccatttaacgggttcgtccgaaggaaatcctccttctccctcttatataggccggacaggatcttcaccaggtcTTCGGCCGAATCCGACCCTTTgcagccatgacgggtggcatcgtcctccccgttgaaatcccacatggggtgacccctgtattgtagtggctgcaccccccgcataatgcatgttgccatgactccaatcatggtcaacccggaatgggccagtaaccttatccggcccatcaaataatggacgctcttgtcttcctccagttgggggctctgcggacgccaactaaggtgtttcttcagaggagcattgctgaactccgggaggccgatccgaacagggtccggcagcggagcgtcttctatgtaaaaccgttccgaaggccagtcttcagacgccttcttaggggttccggatggatatccggtcccgacaatgcgccatatttcggcgccgcccacttgatatatgaaCCCCTCGTGAGAAcagggtacaaggcagaacaacctcttccacagcgcgaaatggggctcgacgcccaggaatagctcacaaagagctacgtaacccgcaatatccAGGatcgaggcgggcgtgaggtgatgaagctggagtccgtagaactccaggagcccgtggaggaacggatgtacaggaaatctgagtccccttatcagataggggacgaagcatacccgctcccctttgttgggacttggggtagcctccgcctgcttcccacatttgtaggtggccagtccggctcgaactggaaccatgaaggccggagggagatatccccccacttggagcttcaccagcttgttgtgcggaacagagcatctcctccaatctcctggcaaacgGTCGGGGGCGCAAGAAGAGGATCTGCGTTGAtggtccatgttggaatggattcttggtcgaaagcgctccgatgagtattcgcgggaggaagatggtatgatttggatctggattcttgcctctcttataggcagattattcgcacaactagggggtaaaacataaaagacaccctggcttttcacattcgtgcgacgcgtggaagaaggccattattgggcgtggaagccaagaagcacaacattgatgaggaaggtggacactgttcggcaggtacatggaatttgaaggagaacctgccttgcaaagccgaagactacacacatgctggacttatcgtcattgaagactggttcgggggctactgagggagtcctggactagggggtgtccggatagccggattaccaccatcggccgaactatcatcg
This genomic window contains:
- the LOC123158315 gene encoding GDSL esterase/lipase At1g28600-like; protein product: MRMVSDLRRAHPGMAILYADQYSPVAAIVRSPRQYGFGDKPLVACCGGSGTYNFTLTTFCGVPGVAACADPSKYVSWDGIHMTDAANRNVAGAVLRSTVLRQPLDKLELASS